GCTGCTGGACCTGGTCACCTCCGCCAACGTCGCCTGCGGCTTCCACGCCGGCGACCCGTCCACCATGCGGCGGGTCTGCGAGGGCGCGGCGCGGCGCGGGGTCGCGGTGGGCGCGCAGGTCGGCTACCGGGACCTGGCCGGCTTCGGCCGGCGGCGCATCGCGTACGACTTCGCCGAGCTGCGCGACGAGATTACCTACCAACTGGGCGCGCTCGACGCGTTCTGCCGGCTGTTCGGCACAGGGGTCCGCTACCTCAAGCCGCACGGGGCGCTCTACAACGTGGCCAGCACCGACGAGGCGCAGGCGGCGGCGGTGGTCGCCGCGGTCACCGGCCACGACCCCGAGATGCCCGTGCTCTGCCTGCCCGGCTCGGTGCTCGCCCAGCTCGCCGTCGGTGCGGGCCTGCCGGTCGTCGCCGAGGGCTTCGCCGACCGCGGCTACCTGCCCAACGGGGCACTGGTGCCGCGCGGCACACCCGGCGCGCTGATCACCGACGCGGAACAGGTGGCCAACCGGGCGGAACGGATGGCCACCGAACGGACCGTGGTGGCGGTGGACGGCACCGTCATCCCCTGCCCGGTGGACTCGATCTGCGTGCACGGGGACACCCCCGGCGCGGTCTCCGCCACCGAACTGGTCCGCGCCACGCTGATCGACGCCGGCATCCCACTCGCCCCGTTCGCGTGAAACGAAGGGCCCCTTGGACAACGGATTCCGTCGTCCAAGGGGCCCTGCCCAACAGCTAGGCGTCCAGGCCGCGCAACACGAGCGGGAGCCGGGCCGCCCCGCCGTCGACCACTCGGACCGGGACGCCCCAGTCCTGCCGGGTCAGATGGCAGGCGGCGTGCTCGACATCCGCGTCACAGGTCGCCGCCTGGGCGGTCACCTGGAGCACCCCGCCGGTGACCTCGCCGTTGAGCACCAACCGGCGGGACAGCTCGGTGCCCGTGCCGGCGCCCTCCACCAGCAGCTCCGGCGGGGACGCGGAGACCACCAGCCGGGTCGACGGCCCGTACGTCTCGTCCAGCTTCTGCCCGGGCGCGGGGGTGAAGACGATGTCCAGGGTGACCTCGCCCGCCGCGATGTCGGTCGGCTTCCGCTCGGTGCGGTGCCGGGGGCCGTCCACCGTGCTGGCGCCCGCCGCCGACAGCGCACCCGGGGCGAGCCGGGTCAGCCGGTGCGCGGCGGACTCCACCACCAGCACCTCGCCGGCGGGGGTGAGCACGAGATCGCTCGGCTCGGCCAGCCCGTCGGCGACCGTGGACACCTGGCCGGTGGCTGGATCGAAGCGGCGGACCGCACCGTTGTAGGTGTCCGCGATCAGCACCGAGCCGTCCGGCAGCGCACACACGCCCAGCGGGTGCTGGAGCAGCGCCGACTCCGCCGGCCCGTCCACGTGCCCGAAGTCGAACAGGCCCTGCCCGACGGCGGTGCCGAGCTCCCCGTTCTCGACGTACCGGACGGCGCTGGTCTCGCTGTCGGCGATCCAGAGCCGGGCGCCGTCGGCGGAGACGGAGAGCCCCGACGGCTGTGCCATCCACGCCTCGGCCAGCGGGCCGTCGCGCAGCGCCTCGACCGTGGTGCCGGCGTACATGCCAGCGGTCCGCTTGATCGGATCGAACCACCAGAGCTGGTGGATGCCAGCCATCGCGATGATCAGCTTGTCGTCGTACCAGGCCAGGTCCCACGGGGACGAGAGGTCCACGGCGAGCGCGTCGTGCGGGTGGTCGTCGACCGTGGCCCGCCACTGCCGGCCGCTACCGGCGACGGTGACCACCTCGCCCGACGCCAGGCGTACGCCGCGCAGCAGGTGGTTGACCGTGTCGGCGACCACCAGGTCGTAGCCGGCCACCTCGGCGACCTGCGTGGGCAGCAGGCAGAGGCCCTGCGGCTCGGAGAAGGTCGCCGCGCCGGCCGGCCCGTCGGCCCGGCCCCGCTCGCCCGAGCCGATCCGGCGCACCGGTGTCTCACCGTCGGGGGCCACCTCGACCAGGGAGTGCCGGGCCGAGTCGGAGACCAGCAGGTTGCCGTCCGGCAGCAGCACCGCCTTGCCCGGGAAGCGCAGCGTGGTCTCCGGCGCGGGTGGCGGGACGTACGGGCCGTCGCCCCGGTGCAGGGTGCCCTTGGCCTCGTGGGTGGCGATCAGCTCGTCGATCAGCCGGGCCAGCCCCTCGGCGTGCCCCTCGCCGGCCATGGTGGCCACCACGTACCCCTCGGGGTCGATCACCGACAGGGTCGGCCAGGCCCGGGCCGCGTACTGCTGCCACATGTCCAGCTCGGGATCGTCGAGTACGGGGTGGTGCACCCCGTACCGCTCCACGGCGGCGGCCAACGCGTCGGCGTCCTTCTCGTGCTCGAACTTCGGCGAGTGCACGCCGATCACGACGAGCACGTCGCCGTACTTCTCCTCCAGCGGGCGCAACTCGTCGAGCACGTGCAGGCAGTTGATGCAGCAGAAGGTCCAAAAATCCGCCAGGACGATCTTGCCGCGCAGGTCGGCGAGCTTGAGATCGCGTCCACCGGTGTTCAGCCAGCCCCGACCGCGCAGCTCGGGGGCCCGTACTCGTGCGCTCATGACCCCATCGTGCCTGACCATCGGCTCACGGTCGGCCAGAGGGGGCGAGCCGCCGAGATCCAGGCCACCCCCGCGAACGACGACGGCAGGGCCACGGATTCCCGTGGCCCTGCCGTCGGTCGATCTACTTGGTGGCCGGCTTGAGGCAGAGCACCCGGTTGGTGCCCTCGCCGGGCAGCACCACGTGCGGCTGCGTCGTGTCGGTGCACTTGTCCTTCGCGTCCACCTTGGAAACGATCGTGAACGCGCCGGCCTCGCCGCAGTCCGCCGCCGAGGCGCCCTGACCGGACTGCTTCACGCACGTGCCGACCGCCGGGTCGAAGCTGGGCGCCTCGTTCCCGCCGCCGAACTTGCCGAGCAGCATCAGCAGGCCGAGCGGCACCGCCAGGATGAGCACCGCCGCGATCAGCACCGCGGCCAGCACCCGACCGTTACGCACCTTCGGCACCGGTGGCTCTGCCTTCGGCTCCTCAGCGTCCGGCTTGAACGAGTCGAACCGGCCCTGGTCGGACTCGCTGGCCTGCTGACCCCAGGCCGGCGCGGCCTGCTGCGGCGCCGACGGGAAGGCCGCCGCGAAGTTGGCGCCCGGTGCCGGCTCGGTGCCCGGCCCGCTGCCGAAGCCCGGTCCGCCGAAGCCGGGTCCGCCGAAGCCCGGCGTGCCGTTCACCGCGGCGGTGCCGGCGGCCGGAGAAGCGGGGCCGAACCGGTCGGCCGGACGCTCGGCACCGGACTGCGGCCGGACCCCGTTCACCGGCCGGTTGTTCCCGGGCGCGTCGACGAAGGACGGCACACCGGGCGGGAACGCCGGCGGCGCGGACGCCGCCTCACCGAACCCGTTCGGAGTCGCCGGCCGGTCGTCGAAGCGCGGTTCGGCCGGGGAGTCGCCGCCCCAACCGGGGCTGGCCTGCCGGTCAGGGCCGTTCTGCCAGTCGGGTGCCGCCTGGCGGTCGGAGCCGTTCTGCCAGTCAGGTGCTGCCTGGCGGTCAGGTCCGTTCTGCCAGTCGGGTGCTGCCTGGCGGTCGGAGCCATTCTGCCAGTCAGGTGCCTCCTGGCGTGCCGGGCCGTTCTGCCAGTCCGGTGCGCTCTGGCGCTCGGTGCCCGGGTCGGCCTGGAACGCCTCCGGCGCTGCCTGCTCCGGCTCGGATTGCGCCGGACGGCCGTACACCCGGGGCTGTGGCGCGGGCGCGCCGGCCGGCCGGATGGCCTGGTCGGTCGGGGGCATCACCCGGCTGGCCAGTGGCACGGAGGCGCTCGCCGAGGCCCGGCCCACCGCGCCGGCCGCCGACTCGGCCTCCGGCACCGGTACGACCGCACGGCCCGCTCCGGATTCCGGAGAGGTACGCGGGGCGGGCACCACCGCAGCGCCTGCCGAAGCCTCCTCGGCCCGGCCCCAACCGGCCGGCTCGGCCTCGTACTGCGCGGGGGCGTCCGGCTGCTCCCGCTCGGCGTACGCCGGCTGCTCGGCGTACGCCGGCTGCTCGGGGATCGCGGCGAACTGGGCGGGTGGCGCGTAGTCGACCGGCGGGGCGGCGGCCAGGCTGGCGCCCGGTACGCGCTGCTCCTGTGGCGGCAGTGGCACCGCGTTGGCCGGCGAGATGCCCGGCGCGGGCCCGGGCTGGTAGGCCGGTGGCTCGTCGCCCCGGTCGGCCTCCCAGCCACCGCGGGACTGGGCGGAGGCCTCCGCCTCGGCGCGACCCCACACCTCGCCGGGTGCCCACGGCTGGGTGGCCGGCACAGCGGCGCTGCCCTGGGCGGCATTGTCCGGGGCGGCGGCCCAGGCGGGCGTCCCGTCGTTGCCCGGCACGCTGGCGCTGGCCCGCGCCGGGGTGCCGGCCTGCTCCGGGGTCCATCCCGCCTGCTCCGGCCGTTCGGCCGGCTGGTCCTGGGCCGAGAGCACCCAGTCCGGCTGCTGCGGGCGGCTCTCGGCGCCACCCCAGGCGGCCGGCTGCGCGGCCTCGTCCTGCTTCACGTCAGCGCCGTCGCCCCACCCACCGGGCTGCGCCTGCTGCTGCTGTGCGGCCCAGCCGCCGGAGCGGCCCGGGTCGTCCTGGCTGGGCCAGTTTGCCGCCGGTGCCGGCACCTGGGCCGCGCCACGTGCCGCGGCCGGCTCGGCCTGCCCCCAGCCGGGGGCCGGCTGCTCGGTCTGCTCGGCGGCCTGGCCCCAGGTCTGGGGGGACTGCTCGGCCGGCGTCCACACCGGCTGGTCGTCGCGCGCGGCAGCGCCGGTGGCCCAGCCGCCGGAGGCGGCCGGGTCGTCCTGCTGACCGCTGCCGCCGGACCAGCCGCCGGCCTGCGCGGACTCGGGCTGCTGTGACTCGGCGCCGCGCCAGTCAGCGGCGGGTGGGTTGGCCTGCGCCGCCCCGCCCCAGCCGCCGGAGCGGGCCTGGTCGTCCTGCGGGGAGTCGGTGCTCCAGCCGCCGGAGCGGGCTGGGTCTTCCTGAGCCGGCCAGGCGGCGGTGGCCGGCGGCACCTGCGCGGCACCCCGCGCGGCGGCGGGCTGGGCCTGTGCCCAGTCGGGCTGCTCGGGGGCAGCCGCGGCCCAGGTGGGGGCACTCTGCTCGGCTGGCGTCCAGCCCTGCTGCTGCCCAGCCCACGGGGCGGGCTGCGCGTGGTCCGGTGCGCCCCCGCTGGCGGGCCAGGCGCCGGGCTGCTGCGGCGCCTCGTTCGCACCACCGCCGGTGGCCCAGGCGGGCTGTGCCGGGTCGGAGGGCTGCGGCGCGGCGCCGGAACCCCAGGCGGGGTTCGGCGGCTGCTCCGACTGGGCCGCCCAGGCCGGTGCCGATGGGTTCTGCCGGGTCGGCGGTGGGGGCGCCCAGCCAAGGTCGGGGCCGGCGGCGTTGTAACCGTTGTCCGGCTGCGCCGGGCGGTCGCCGTACGGCGCCGGTCCGCCGGCGCCCGGTGACACCTCGTCCGGCTCCTGGCCGGGGCGGTGCGGGCCCTCGGACGTCATGGGTGCGCCTCCTCCATCACATGTCGGCCGCCGGTGCCGATCGGTCTCCTCGGCATGGCTGCCGGCTTCACCGGCGTACTGCCGTGCCGGCTCCCCGCACGGT
The nucleotide sequence above comes from Micromonospora sp. NBC_00389. Encoded proteins:
- a CDS encoding NHL domain-containing thioredoxin family protein: MSARVRAPELRGRGWLNTGGRDLKLADLRGKIVLADFWTFCCINCLHVLDELRPLEEKYGDVLVVIGVHSPKFEHEKDADALAAAVERYGVHHPVLDDPELDMWQQYAARAWPTLSVIDPEGYVVATMAGEGHAEGLARLIDELIATHEAKGTLHRGDGPYVPPPAPETTLRFPGKAVLLPDGNLLVSDSARHSLVEVAPDGETPVRRIGSGERGRADGPAGAATFSEPQGLCLLPTQVAEVAGYDLVVADTVNHLLRGVRLASGEVVTVAGSGRQWRATVDDHPHDALAVDLSSPWDLAWYDDKLIIAMAGIHQLWWFDPIKRTAGMYAGTTVEALRDGPLAEAWMAQPSGLSVSADGARLWIADSETSAVRYVENGELGTAVGQGLFDFGHVDGPAESALLQHPLGVCALPDGSVLIADTYNGAVRRFDPATGQVSTVADGLAEPSDLVLTPAGEVLVVESAAHRLTRLAPGALSAAGASTVDGPRHRTERKPTDIAAGEVTLDIVFTPAPGQKLDETYGPSTRLVVSASPPELLVEGAGTGTELSRRLVLNGEVTGGVLQVTAQAATCDADVEHAACHLTRQDWGVPVRVVDGGAARLPLVLRGLDA
- a CDS encoding LppU/SCO3897 family protein encodes the protein MTSEGPHRPGQEPDEVSPGAGGPAPYGDRPAQPDNGYNAAGPDLGWAPPPPTRQNPSAPAWAAQSEQPPNPAWGSGAAPQPSDPAQPAWATGGGANEAPQQPGAWPASGGAPDHAQPAPWAGQQQGWTPAEQSAPTWAAAAPEQPDWAQAQPAAARGAAQVPPATAAWPAQEDPARSGGWSTDSPQDDQARSGGWGGAAQANPPAADWRGAESQQPESAQAGGWSGGSGQQDDPAASGGWATGAAARDDQPVWTPAEQSPQTWGQAAEQTEQPAPGWGQAEPAAARGAAQVPAPAANWPSQDDPGRSGGWAAQQQQAQPGGWGDGADVKQDEAAQPAAWGGAESRPQQPDWVLSAQDQPAERPEQAGWTPEQAGTPARASASVPGNDGTPAWAAAPDNAAQGSAAVPATQPWAPGEVWGRAEAEASAQSRGGWEADRGDEPPAYQPGPAPGISPANAVPLPPQEQRVPGASLAAAPPVDYAPPAQFAAIPEQPAYAEQPAYAEREQPDAPAQYEAEPAGWGRAEEASAGAAVVPAPRTSPESGAGRAVVPVPEAESAAGAVGRASASASVPLASRVMPPTDQAIRPAGAPAPQPRVYGRPAQSEPEQAAPEAFQADPGTERQSAPDWQNGPARQEAPDWQNGSDRQAAPDWQNGPDRQAAPDWQNGSDRQAAPDWQNGPDRQASPGWGGDSPAEPRFDDRPATPNGFGEAASAPPAFPPGVPSFVDAPGNNRPVNGVRPQSGAERPADRFGPASPAAGTAAVNGTPGFGGPGFGGPGFGSGPGTEPAPGANFAAAFPSAPQQAAPAWGQQASESDQGRFDSFKPDAEEPKAEPPVPKVRNGRVLAAVLIAAVLILAVPLGLLMLLGKFGGGNEAPSFDPAVGTCVKQSGQGASAADCGEAGAFTIVSKVDAKDKCTDTTQPHVVLPGEGTNRVLCLKPATK
- a CDS encoding LamB/YcsF family protein; translation: MDLNADLGEGFGIWRLGDDEALLDLVTSANVACGFHAGDPSTMRRVCEGAARRGVAVGAQVGYRDLAGFGRRRIAYDFAELRDEITYQLGALDAFCRLFGTGVRYLKPHGALYNVASTDEAQAAAVVAAVTGHDPEMPVLCLPGSVLAQLAVGAGLPVVAEGFADRGYLPNGALVPRGTPGALITDAEQVANRAERMATERTVVAVDGTVIPCPVDSICVHGDTPGAVSATELVRATLIDAGIPLAPFA